The genomic window GCCTTTAGTCTACAGATTTTCCGAATAGACTCTAACACAGCTTCGAAGGAGAGGGAGTGAACGGGCTGGCCGTCCCAAGAAAATAAGCCTTATCTAGCCCCTATCCGGTCGTTGCTGATTCAAAATCAACCCTTCTTTTGCTTTGCCGACAGCAGCCGCAACACTTCCCGCGCCGACTGCAAAATCGGCGTGCCCGGCCCGAAAATACCCGCTACGCCCGCTTCCCGCAGGGCCGCGTAATCCTGCTGGGGAATCACCCCGCCCGCGATCACCAGAATGTCGCCCGCTTCTTCAGCCCTCAGCGCTTCGATCAGCGCCGGAATCAGGGTCTGGTGGCCCGCCGCCTGACTGGACACGCCCACCACGTGCACGTCGTTTTCGGTGGCTTGCCGCGCCGCTTCGTCCGGCGTCTGAAACAGCGGCCCCACGTCCACGTCAAAGCCCAGATCGGCAAAGCCGCTGGCGATCACCTTCGCGCCCCGGTCATGGCCGTCCTGGCCCAGCTTGACGACCAACATACGCGGGCGGCGGCCCTCGGCCTCGGCAAAGGCTTCGATCTCGGCCTGAAGCTGGGCAAAGTCGGCGTCGCCCGCGTAGCCCTGCGCGTAGACCCCGCTTAAAGTTTTCACCTCAGCCTGGTGGCGGCCCCATACGCCTTCGAGCACCACCGACAGCTCGCCCACGGTGGCCCGCGCCCGCATGGCTTCCACGCTGAGGGTCAGCAAATTGCCCTCGCCGGTGCGGGCGCACTCGACCAAGCCTTCCAAGGTGCGGGTCACGGCGGCCAGATCGCGCCCGGCTTTAACTTCCTCCAAGCGGCGCAACTGCGAATCGCGCACGCTGTCATTGTCGATTTGCAGCACGTCCACCGCCGTCGGCTCGCTCGGCTGGTATTTGTTGACGCCCACGATCACGTCTTCGCCCCTATCGATCCGGGCCTGCTTACGGGCCGCCGATTCCTCGATGCGGAGCTTGGGCAAGCCCGACGCCACCGCTTTGGTCATGCCGCCGAGTTCCTCAACCTCGCCAATCAGGCGGCGGGCTTCGTCGGCGAGGTCTGCAGTCAGGCGCTCCATCAGGTACGAGCCGCCCCAGGGATCGACCACCTGCGGAATGCCGGTTTCTTCCTGCACGATCAGTTGGGTGTTGCGGGCAATGCGGGCCGAGAAGTCGGTGGGGAGGCCAATCGCCTCGTCAAACGAGTTGGTGTGGAGGCTCTGAGTGCCGCCGAACACCGCCGCCAGCGCTTCCACCGTCGTGCGAACCACGTTGTTGTAGGGGTCTTGCTCGGTCAGGCTCCAGCCTGAAGTTTGGCAGTGGGTTCTCAGAGCGCTGCTGAGCGGATTTTTGGGGTTGAAAGGAGCCAGTAACTCCGACCACAGCAGCCGCGCCGCCCGCAATTTGGCGACTTCCATATAAAAATTCATGCCTATGGCGAAGAAAAACGACAGACGCGGCGCGAATTCGTCAATGTCCAGCCCTTTCTTCAAAGCCGCCCGCACGTATTCGAGGCCGTCCGCTAAGGTATAAGCCAGCTCCAAAGCGGCATTCGCGCCCGCTTCTTGCAAATGGTAGCCGCTGATCGAAATAGAATTGAAGCGTGGCATTTGCTTGGCCGTGTATTCGATGATATCGGCCACGATCTGCATACTCGGCGCGGGCGGATAAATATAAGTGTTACGAACCATGAACTCTTTGAGAATATCGTTCTGAATGGTGCCGGAGAGTTCCGAGAGCGCCGCGCCCTGTTCCTCACCTGCCACGATGAAAGCCGCCAGAATCGGCAGCACCGCTCCGTTCATGGTCATGGACACTGACATTTCGCTCAGGGGAATGCCCTCGAACAAAATCTTCATGTCTTCTACCGAGTCGATGGCCACGCCCGCTTTGCCCACATCACCGGTAACGCGGGGATGGTCGGAGTCGTAACCCCGGTGGGTCGCCAGATCGAAGGCCACACTGAGACCCTTTTGCCCGGCGGCGAGGTTGCGGCGGTAAAAAGCGTTGGACGCTTCAGCCGTCGAGAATCCGGCGTACTGACGAATCGTCCAGGGGCGGGCGGCGTACATGGTGGCGCGGGGGCCACGCGTGTACGGTGGCAAGCCCGGCAAGCTTGGCGTCAAATCCTGCGTGTCGGCGGCGGTGTAGAGCGCTTTGAGGGTCAAACCCTCCGGGGTCAGGCGGCTGAGCGTGCTGGGATCAGCGCCGCGCAGGTCTTTGCGGGCGAGCGCTTCCCAATCGTTCAGGGGAGGCCCATTAAGCGTGGGGGCGTCGGTCATGATGGCTCCTTATTTGAAATCATGATAGCGGCATGGCGCGTCTAGACAAGAACACCCAAAGCCTACTTGTAAAGGGTGCGTGAAGTGAACCGCTTCACATCAAAGCATCGAGTCGGTCAAGCTAAGACCATGAAGATGAACAAATGGATGCAGGGCGCGGCGCTGCTCGGCGGATTGACTTTGGCGAGCTGTGCCCCTACCCAGATGAATAGCGGCAACATGGGCATGATGCGCCAAACGCAGGGCCGTCTCAGTGTGGCTCAGCCTGCGCCCACCGTCGGCACAAGTACCCTGACGCTCAGCAGTGCCCAGTTCCGCGACGGCGGCACGGTGCCGATGGAGCAGGTCGGCAGCGGCGGCTGCACCGGCATGAACGTCTCGCCTGCCCTGAGCTGGAGCGGCGCACCGGCTGGCACCGTCAGCTACGTCCTGACCACTTACGACCCCGACGCGCCCACCGGCAGCGGCTTTTGGCACTGGGTGGTCTACAACATTCCCGCCAGCGCCAGCAGCTTGGACAAGGGCGCAGGCTCAGGCACCTTCAACTTGCCCGCCGGAGCCATGCAGGTCAACAACGACGGCGGCTCGGCGGGCTACACCGGCCCCTGCCCGCCTCCCGGCCCAGCCCACCACTACATCTTCACGCTCTACGCCCTCAATAAAACGCTGGACTTGCCCGCTGGCGCGGCCGCCGCTTATGTC from Deinococcus detaillensis includes these protein-coding regions:
- a CDS encoding YbhB/YbcL family Raf kinase inhibitor-like protein; translation: MKMNKWMQGAALLGGLTLASCAPTQMNSGNMGMMRQTQGRLSVAQPAPTVGTSTLTLSSAQFRDGGTVPMEQVGSGGCTGMNVSPALSWSGAPAGTVSYVLTTYDPDAPTGSGFWHWVVYNIPASASSLDKGAGSGTFNLPAGAMQVNNDGGSAGYTGPCPPPGPAHHYIFTLYALNKTLDLPAGAAAAYVGFNLNGATIAKTSISATYGR
- the scpA gene encoding methylmalonyl-CoA mutase, with translation MTDAPTLNGPPLNDWEALARKDLRGADPSTLSRLTPEGLTLKALYTAADTQDLTPSLPGLPPYTRGPRATMYAARPWTIRQYAGFSTAEASNAFYRRNLAAGQKGLSVAFDLATHRGYDSDHPRVTGDVGKAGVAIDSVEDMKILFEGIPLSEMSVSMTMNGAVLPILAAFIVAGEEQGAALSELSGTIQNDILKEFMVRNTYIYPPAPSMQIVADIIEYTAKQMPRFNSISISGYHLQEAGANAALELAYTLADGLEYVRAALKKGLDIDEFAPRLSFFFAIGMNFYMEVAKLRAARLLWSELLAPFNPKNPLSSALRTHCQTSGWSLTEQDPYNNVVRTTVEALAAVFGGTQSLHTNSFDEAIGLPTDFSARIARNTQLIVQEETGIPQVVDPWGGSYLMERLTADLADEARRLIGEVEELGGMTKAVASGLPKLRIEESAARKQARIDRGEDVIVGVNKYQPSEPTAVDVLQIDNDSVRDSQLRRLEEVKAGRDLAAVTRTLEGLVECARTGEGNLLTLSVEAMRARATVGELSVVLEGVWGRHQAEVKTLSGVYAQGYAGDADFAQLQAEIEAFAEAEGRRPRMLVVKLGQDGHDRGAKVIASGFADLGFDVDVGPLFQTPDEAARQATENDVHVVGVSSQAAGHQTLIPALIEALRAEEAGDILVIAGGVIPQQDYAALREAGVAGIFGPGTPILQSAREVLRLLSAKQKKG